From Pongo pygmaeus isolate AG05252 chromosome 1, NHGRI_mPonPyg2-v2.0_pri, whole genome shotgun sequence, one genomic window encodes:
- the ARV1 gene encoding protein ARV1, translating into MGNGGRSGLQQGKGNVDGVAATPTAASASCQYRCIECNQEAKELYRDYNHGVLKITICKSCQKPVDKYIEYDPVIILINAILCKAQAYRHILFNTQINIHGKLCIFCLLCEAYLRWWQLQDSNQNTAPDDLIRYAKEWDFYRMFAIAALEQTAYFIGIFTFLWVERPMMAKKKSNFILLLKALLLSSYGKLLLIPAVIWEHDYTPLCLKLIKVFVLTSNFQAIRVTLNINRKLSFLAVLSGLLLESIMVYFFQSMEWDVGSDCAIYKSQDS; encoded by the exons ATGGGCAACGGCGGCCGGAGCGGGCTGCAGCAGGGGAAGGGGAACGTGGATGGGGTGGCAGCGACTCCtactgctgcctcggcctcctgccAGTACAGGTGCATCGAATGCAACCAGGAGGCCAAAGAGTTGTACCGAGACTATAACCACGGTGTGCTGAAGATAACCATCTGT AAATCCTGCCAGAAACCTGTAGACAAATATATCGAGTATGATCCTGTTATCATCTTGATTAATGCTATATTGTGCAAAGCTCAGGCCTACAGACATATTCTTTTCAATACTCAAATAAAT ATCCATGGAAAACTCTgcatattttgtttgctttgtgaaGCATACCTGAGGTGGTGGCAGCTTCAAGATTCCAACCAGAATACTGCCCCTGACGACTTGATCAGATATGCTAAGGAATGGGATTTCTATAGAATGTTTGCGATTGCTGCTTTAG aACAAACTGCCTATTTTATTGGCATTTTTACCTTCCTGTGGGTAGAACGGCCCATGATGGCGAAAAAAAAGTCCAACTTCATTTTGCTGCTGAAAGCACTATTATTATCTAGCTACGGAAAACTCTTGCTGATTCCAGCTGTCATTTGGGAACATGACTACACACCTCTGTGCCTCAAACTCATTAAAGTATTTGTTCTTACATCAAATTTCCAGGCAATTAGAG TGACCCTAAACATCAACCGTAAGCTCTCCTTCTTGGCTGTGTTGAGTGGCTTACTGCTGGAAAGCATCATGGTCTACTTCTTCCAgagtatggaatgggatgttggaAGTGATTGTGCCATCTATAAATCTCAGGACTCCTGA